Proteins from a genomic interval of Sporolactobacillus sp. Y61:
- a CDS encoding methionine gamma-lyase family protein: MFETMTFGRQLRERTEEVENEIQKQLDYIDRVAQENQYRVLSCFKKNKISDAHFNGTTGYGYDDFGREGIEAVYADCFGAESGLVRSQIISGTHAITIALFGLLRPHDEFIYITGNPYDTLEEVIGGGVSGHGSLRDFGIHFRTIPLKDGRIDTDKVIREIGPATKMVAIQRSRGYSNRPSLTVHQIGEAIAAIKKVHPDVIVFIDNCYGEFTETLEPCHVGADLMAGSLIKNPGGGLAKTGGYIAGKKKFVDLCAERLTVPGQGKEVGPALGELQNQYQGFFLAPHMVAQALKGAVFTAALMENMGMETTPSWDATRTDLIQTVTFHDPSQMIAFCQAIQMASPINSHVTPYPSPMPGYQDKIIMAAGTFVQGASLELTADGPIRPPYTLYIQGGLTFEHVKAALLMACNHLAERGLLKI; encoded by the coding sequence ATGTTTGAAACCATGACATTTGGCAGGCAACTGAGAGAACGAACAGAGGAGGTGGAAAATGAAATACAAAAACAGCTGGACTATATTGACAGGGTTGCTCAGGAGAATCAGTACCGCGTTCTTTCCTGTTTTAAGAAAAATAAAATCAGTGATGCACATTTTAATGGAACAACAGGTTATGGTTATGACGACTTTGGAAGGGAAGGAATAGAAGCTGTCTACGCCGACTGTTTTGGGGCGGAATCCGGACTCGTCCGGTCACAGATCATCTCCGGTACACACGCGATTACAATCGCTCTTTTCGGCCTGTTAAGGCCACATGACGAATTCATATACATAACGGGGAATCCCTATGACACATTGGAAGAAGTGATCGGCGGAGGCGTTTCCGGGCATGGCTCACTGAGAGATTTTGGTATCCATTTCCGTACGATCCCGCTTAAAGATGGCCGAATCGATACGGATAAAGTGATCAGGGAAATCGGGCCTGCAACGAAAATGGTTGCGATTCAGCGTTCCCGCGGTTACAGTAACCGTCCGTCACTGACCGTACATCAGATTGGCGAAGCGATTGCCGCCATAAAAAAAGTTCATCCGGACGTGATTGTGTTTATTGATAACTGTTACGGCGAATTCACGGAGACCCTTGAACCCTGCCACGTCGGTGCAGATCTGATGGCCGGGTCGCTGATAAAAAATCCCGGTGGTGGTCTGGCAAAAACCGGGGGTTATATTGCAGGGAAGAAAAAGTTTGTAGACCTGTGTGCGGAACGCCTGACGGTTCCCGGACAGGGGAAGGAAGTGGGTCCCGCGCTTGGTGAACTTCAGAACCAGTATCAGGGGTTTTTCCTGGCTCCGCACATGGTTGCGCAGGCGTTGAAAGGGGCTGTTTTCACCGCGGCATTGATGGAAAACATGGGCATGGAGACCACCCCATCATGGGATGCGACAAGGACTGATCTGATTCAAACGGTGACATTTCATGATCCCAGCCAGATGATTGCATTCTGCCAGGCTATACAAATGGCTTCGCCGATAAATTCTCATGTCACGCCTTATCCAAGCCCGATGCCCGGCTATCAGGACAAAATCATTATGGCTGCCGGTACCTTTGTCCAGGGGGCAAGTCTTGAGCTGACAGCTGATGGTCCGATACGCCCTCCATACACGCTTTACATACAGGGCGGTCTGACCTTTGAACATGTCAAAGCAGCTCTTCTGATGGCGTGTAATCATCTTGCTGAGAGAGGATTGCTTAAAATCTGA
- a CDS encoding MerR family transcriptional regulator: MDDSVRRSMPLFSMGIVQKLTGLSARQIRYYEENELIHPERSAGNRRVFSFNDVDRLLDIKSLLDEGVNLAGIRRVLSEKPVHPNRPADAKKKLTEEELMKFLKNELVNAGKFGKASLIQGDLSRFFK, encoded by the coding sequence ATGGATGACAGTGTACGCCGCTCAATGCCCTTGTTCTCCATGGGTATTGTCCAGAAACTTACCGGATTGTCTGCAAGGCAAATCCGGTACTATGAAGAAAATGAACTGATACATCCTGAGCGTTCTGCAGGTAACCGCCGCGTTTTTTCATTTAATGATGTAGATCGGTTGCTGGACATAAAATCCCTGCTGGATGAGGGCGTAAACCTGGCAGGGATTCGACGTGTGCTGAGCGAAAAACCTGTCCATCCTAATCGACCTGCAGACGCGAAGAAGAAACTGACGGAAGAAGAACTTATGAAATTCCTTAAAAACGAACTTGTCAATGCAGGCAAATTCGGAAAAGCATCACTGATACAAGGGGACCTTTCGCGATTTTTCAAGTGA
- the glnA gene encoding type I glutamate--ammonia ligase, whose translation MAKFTKEDIISKVNEANVKFIRLQFTDLLGIIKNVEIPVSQLEKALDNKIMFDGSSIEGFVRIEESDMLLYPDYDSFVVFPWTAEKGKVARMICDIHTPDGKPFFGDPRNVLKAELEEMKKLGFTAFNIGPEPEFFLFKVDENGKPTMELNDKGGYFDLAPTDLGENCRRDIVLELEDMGFEIEASHHEVAPGQHEIDFKYADAVRTCDNIQTFKLVVKTIARQHKLHATFMPKPLFGVNGSGMHSNMSLFKGNVNAFYDESSSDGLSETAKSFIAGVLKHARAFTAITNPIVNSYKRLVPGYEAPSYVAWSLSNRSALVRIPAARGLSTRIEVRSVDPATNPYLGMAAILAAGLDGVKEKLTPMDPVDRSIYVMDDEEREKLGIHELPANLKDALAVFNADPVITGALGEHTVSRFNDAKDIEWDMFRTQVHQWERDQYMEQY comes from the coding sequence ATGGCAAAGTTTACAAAAGAAGACATTATTTCCAAAGTAAATGAAGCGAATGTTAAGTTTATCCGTCTGCAATTCACTGACCTGCTCGGAATCATAAAAAATGTCGAGATTCCGGTCAGCCAGCTGGAAAAAGCACTGGATAACAAAATTATGTTTGACGGTTCCTCAATTGAAGGATTTGTAAGAATTGAAGAATCGGATATGCTCCTTTATCCGGATTATGACAGTTTCGTCGTATTCCCCTGGACGGCAGAAAAGGGTAAAGTTGCCCGTATGATCTGTGATATTCATACGCCGGATGGCAAGCCATTCTTTGGTGATCCTCGTAATGTGCTTAAAGCAGAATTAGAAGAAATGAAAAAGCTTGGTTTTACCGCATTCAATATCGGACCGGAACCGGAATTTTTCCTGTTTAAAGTTGATGAAAACGGAAAACCAACCATGGAACTGAATGATAAAGGCGGTTATTTTGACCTTGCTCCTACAGATCTTGGCGAAAATTGTCGCCGTGACATCGTGCTTGAACTCGAAGACATGGGCTTCGAAATTGAAGCTTCTCACCATGAAGTAGCACCTGGCCAGCATGAAATTGATTTCAAATATGCCGATGCGGTCAGAACATGTGATAACATCCAGACATTTAAACTGGTTGTCAAAACGATTGCACGCCAGCACAAATTGCATGCGACATTTATGCCGAAGCCTCTGTTTGGCGTTAATGGCTCAGGTATGCACTCAAACATGTCGCTGTTTAAGGGCAATGTCAACGCGTTCTATGACGAATCGTCGAGCGACGGTCTGAGCGAGACAGCTAAGTCTTTCATCGCAGGTGTATTAAAACACGCCCGTGCGTTCACGGCAATCACGAACCCGATAGTCAACTCGTACAAACGACTGGTTCCCGGCTATGAAGCACCCAGCTATGTGGCATGGTCTCTAAGCAACAGAAGTGCTCTGGTCCGCATCCCTGCTGCCCGTGGACTCAGCACACGTATTGAAGTCAGAAGCGTTGACCCGGCTACAAACCCATACCTGGGTATGGCTGCTATTCTGGCTGCCGGACTTGACGGTGTCAAAGAAAAACTGACTCCAATGGATCCGGTTGATCGCAGCATCTATGTAATGGATGACGAAGAACGTGAAAAACTTGGTATTCATGAACTTCCGGCTAATTTGAAAGATGCTCTGGCAGTCTTTAATGCTGATCCTGTGATCACTGGTGCTCTCGGTGAACATACTGTTTCCCGTTTCAATGATGCAAAGGACATTGAGTGGGATATGTTTAGAACTCAGGTACATCAGTGGGAAAGAGATCAGTATATGGAACAGTACTAA
- a CDS encoding ECF transporter S component → MQHRQTYRLVLLSIFTAIIILQNFIPFLGYIPVGPFSLTLIHITVIIAALVLGPLDGALVGGIWGLITFIRAYTFPTSPIAPIVFTNPLISVLPRVLIGLVAGYVYLGLKKVKVFDWLSMVIAGVLGSLTNTILVLGLIYLFYRVPYANVLHMDVTKLLPALLMVVLTNGLAEAVAAGIISPAVAGPLRKIRKYRNQ, encoded by the coding sequence ATGCAGCACCGGCAAACCTACAGATTGGTGTTATTGAGCATATTTACGGCTATCATTATTTTACAGAATTTTATTCCTTTTCTTGGTTATATTCCAGTCGGACCATTCAGTCTGACACTGATTCATATTACCGTGATCATTGCGGCGCTTGTTCTGGGGCCCCTGGATGGCGCACTGGTCGGCGGAATCTGGGGTCTGATAACGTTTATTCGTGCCTATACCTTTCCAACCAGTCCAATCGCTCCCATTGTTTTTACAAACCCGCTGATTTCTGTATTACCGAGGGTATTAATTGGCTTAGTTGCGGGTTATGTTTACCTTGGCCTGAAAAAAGTTAAAGTGTTTGACTGGCTGTCAATGGTCATCGCCGGAGTGCTGGGTTCGCTGACAAACACGATACTTGTGCTGGGACTGATTTATCTGTTTTATCGCGTTCCCTATGCCAATGTTTTGCACATGGATGTTACGAAATTATTACCGGCTCTTCTCATGGTTGTTCTGACAAACGGGCTGGCGGAGGCCGTGGCAGCAGGTATCATCTCTCCAGCGGTTGCAGGCCCTCTGAGAAAAATCCGGAAGTATCGAAATCAATAG
- a CDS encoding methyltransferase domain-containing protein: MCGSSMKVTDLKSMICINRHTFDFSRQGYLNLLNRKVHDDYGKELFEARRKVMFDLGFFNPLIRQITQMIRKATGMPGKNLKIADMGCGEGTHLAALCRLLQKTNHVTGVGMDLSKAGIEQAAKKFHSQTWIVADLTQPPFFPGSFDIILNILSPSNYQVFDHLLHPDGFVIKVVPERRYLQELRRYLYKNSSREKYSNSEILAHFRQNYPDFQSKQLSYTCKMDAAGRQSLICMTPLAWNTDDDTRRIWALEGPEKVTVDVMILIGKKQDLKDFK; encoded by the coding sequence GTGTGTGGATCTTCGATGAAGGTTACCGATTTAAAAAGTATGATTTGTATAAACCGACATACCTTTGATTTTTCCAGACAGGGTTATTTGAATCTGCTGAATAGAAAAGTACATGATGACTACGGTAAGGAACTTTTTGAAGCCAGACGAAAGGTCATGTTTGATCTGGGCTTTTTTAATCCCCTCATTCGGCAGATCACACAAATGATCAGAAAAGCAACGGGCATGCCAGGGAAAAATTTAAAAATTGCTGATATGGGTTGCGGGGAAGGGACTCATTTGGCAGCACTATGCCGCTTGCTTCAGAAAACGAATCATGTGACAGGTGTAGGAATGGATTTATCAAAAGCGGGAATCGAACAGGCCGCGAAAAAATTTCACAGTCAGACATGGATCGTAGCTGACCTTACTCAGCCTCCTTTTTTCCCGGGAAGTTTTGATATCATACTGAATATTCTTTCTCCCTCAAATTATCAGGTATTTGATCACCTGCTGCATCCAGACGGTTTTGTCATAAAAGTCGTCCCTGAAAGGCGTTATCTTCAGGAACTGCGTAGATATCTTTATAAAAATTCTTCAAGAGAAAAGTATTCAAATAGTGAGATACTGGCTCACTTTCGTCAGAATTACCCTGATTTTCAATCAAAACAGCTTTCATATACCTGTAAGATGGATGCAGCAGGGAGGCAATCGCTGATCTGTATGACGCCTCTTGCCTGGAATACGGATGATGACACCCGGAGAATCTGGGCGCTGGAAGGACCTGAGAAAGTTACAGTTGACGTCATGATTCTTATTGGGAAAAAACAGGACCTGAAGGATTTTAAGTGA
- a CDS encoding DeoR/GlpR family DNA-binding transcription regulator: protein MLAEERQQIIMKQLTDRHVVKLQDLVSLMHASESTVRRDLQELEGRHLLRRVHGGALLVRPRNDEPDMATKTARNIQKKKAIAKFAASLVKDKECIYLDAGTTTLEVIPFLKDKHVTVVTNGPKHGEMLAEQNTVCYLIGGKVKRSTKAVIGSIAVQTLNLFRFDKAFVGVNGIDTEMGFTTPDPEEAMLKKHASELAEQTYVLADSSKFSEISSCKIIDLNQADVITDSLPDTAGSSISEITRVYCCS, encoded by the coding sequence ATGCTTGCTGAGGAAAGACAGCAGATTATCATGAAACAACTGACGGATCGGCATGTTGTCAAACTTCAGGATCTCGTATCCCTGATGCATGCTTCTGAATCAACGGTTCGACGCGACCTTCAGGAACTGGAGGGGAGACATTTGCTTCGCCGTGTACACGGCGGTGCCCTGTTGGTGCGTCCGCGTAATGATGAACCGGATATGGCGACAAAAACAGCCAGAAACATTCAAAAGAAAAAAGCGATTGCTAAATTTGCTGCAAGCCTGGTGAAAGACAAGGAATGTATTTACCTTGATGCGGGGACAACAACGCTTGAAGTGATACCCTTTCTTAAAGATAAGCATGTAACCGTTGTCACCAATGGTCCGAAGCACGGGGAAATGCTCGCTGAGCAAAATACAGTCTGCTACCTGATCGGTGGAAAAGTAAAACGGTCGACCAAAGCAGTTATCGGCAGCATTGCAGTCCAGACTCTCAATTTATTTCGATTTGATAAAGCATTTGTCGGTGTGAATGGAATTGACACTGAAATGGGCTTTACAACTCCGGATCCTGAAGAAGCTATGCTGAAAAAACATGCCAGTGAGCTTGCTGAACAGACATACGTGCTGGCAGACAGCAGTAAATTTTCCGAGATATCTTCCTGTAAAATAATCGATTTAAATCAGGCTGATGTGATTACCGATTCTCTTCCTGATACAGCAGGCTCTTCCATCTCTGAAATCACCAGAGTTTATTGTTGCAGTTAA
- a CDS encoding fructose-specific PTS transporter subunit EIIC yields the protein MKITDLMIERAMVMDMHARTKEEAIDELIASLEKNGRINDRATFKKMILKREAESSTGIGDGIAMPHAKTKAVNEATVVFGRSKEGVDYQALDGKPSYLFFMIAAPEGAADVHLQTLAALSRLLIDQDFVAQVKKAKSSSEVVRLFDEKQAEKEENKQTDSNQPAGSDKFVVAVTACPTGIAHTYMAEDALKKKAKEMGVSIRVETDGSEGVKHVLTKDEISRAAGVIVAADKKVEMARFNGKKLLQTPVSDGIRKPGDLIDKVLAGQIPVFHAEGHTDTEETSTNNGSIWSRIYKDLMNGISHMLPFVVGGGILLAVSFLFERLGKDNTIFQMLSAIAGGGTGAFHFLIAILAAYIAVSIGDRPALMPGMVGGFMAYSSNAGFLGGLAAGFLAGWVVVLLKKCFKNLPKTLDGLKPILLYPVLGLLITGGLMYYILDPFFKWINTGLINGLNNLGTGNAVLLGIVLGGMMAVDMGGPVNKAAYTFAIGVFTSGAANGGLMMAAVMAGGMVPPLAIALATTIFKNKFTEDEYKAGITNYILGLSFVTEGAIPFAAADPLRVLSSSIVGAAIAGGLTQLWNINIPAPHGGIFVIFLGNHGFLFLLAIIIGAIISGLILGLWKKPLKQG from the coding sequence GTGAAAATAACAGATCTGATGATTGAACGCGCTATGGTCATGGATATGCATGCCAGGACTAAGGAAGAAGCTATTGACGAGCTTATTGCAAGTTTGGAAAAAAATGGCCGGATCAATGATCGAGCGACCTTTAAGAAAATGATTCTTAAAAGAGAAGCTGAATCAAGCACAGGCATAGGAGACGGCATTGCTATGCCACATGCGAAGACGAAGGCTGTGAATGAAGCAACCGTGGTATTTGGACGCAGTAAGGAAGGTGTGGATTACCAGGCACTGGATGGGAAACCATCTTATCTTTTCTTTATGATTGCTGCTCCTGAAGGCGCTGCAGATGTTCACCTGCAGACACTTGCCGCGTTGTCCAGATTACTGATTGATCAGGATTTTGTTGCACAGGTGAAAAAGGCAAAATCATCTTCTGAAGTTGTTCGTTTATTTGATGAAAAGCAGGCAGAGAAGGAAGAAAATAAACAGACTGACAGTAATCAACCTGCCGGCAGTGACAAGTTTGTCGTCGCTGTAACAGCCTGTCCGACGGGTATTGCCCATACGTATATGGCAGAAGATGCGCTGAAGAAAAAGGCAAAAGAAATGGGCGTTTCCATTCGTGTGGAGACGGATGGTTCTGAAGGCGTAAAGCACGTCCTGACGAAAGATGAAATTAGTCGTGCCGCGGGTGTTATTGTGGCAGCAGATAAAAAGGTAGAAATGGCCAGGTTTAATGGCAAAAAGTTGCTGCAGACGCCTGTAAGCGACGGGATTCGTAAACCGGGTGATCTGATTGATAAAGTGCTTGCCGGGCAGATTCCGGTCTTTCATGCAGAAGGTCATACAGATACAGAAGAAACCTCAACGAACAACGGTTCGATCTGGAGCCGGATATATAAAGACCTGATGAACGGCATTTCTCATATGCTTCCATTCGTTGTTGGCGGTGGTATTTTACTGGCTGTGTCGTTTCTGTTTGAGCGACTGGGGAAGGATAATACAATCTTTCAGATGCTCAGTGCTATCGCAGGCGGTGGCACCGGTGCCTTCCACTTTCTGATTGCGATCCTGGCTGCATATATTGCCGTAAGTATCGGAGATCGGCCGGCGCTGATGCCAGGTATGGTCGGCGGGTTTATGGCTTACTCGTCTAATGCAGGATTCCTTGGAGGTCTGGCAGCCGGTTTTCTGGCAGGCTGGGTCGTTGTTCTCCTGAAGAAGTGTTTTAAGAACCTGCCGAAGACTCTTGATGGATTGAAGCCAATTCTGCTGTACCCTGTTTTAGGACTTCTGATTACCGGCGGTCTGATGTACTATATTCTAGATCCGTTTTTCAAGTGGATCAACACGGGCCTGATCAATGGCCTGAATAACCTTGGAACGGGAAATGCCGTTCTCCTTGGTATTGTTCTTGGCGGTATGATGGCCGTTGATATGGGCGGTCCGGTGAACAAAGCGGCTTATACGTTTGCTATCGGTGTATTTACAAGTGGTGCCGCAAATGGCGGGCTGATGATGGCGGCCGTTATGGCAGGAGGAATGGTTCCTCCGCTGGCCATTGCCCTGGCTACTACGATATTTAAAAACAAATTCACCGAAGACGAATATAAAGCAGGAATTACCAACTATATCCTGGGACTGTCGTTTGTAACTGAAGGGGCCATTCCGTTTGCTGCAGCTGATCCATTGCGTGTACTGTCATCAAGTATCGTAGGAGCAGCAATTGCCGGAGGGTTGACTCAGTTATGGAACATTAATATTCCGGCCCCGCACGGTGGGATATTTGTTATCTTCCTCGGGAATCATGGTTTCCTCTTCCTGCTGGCCATCATTATTGGTGCAATCATTTCCGGCCTGATCCTTGGGCTGTGGAAGAAACCGCTGAAACAGGGATAA
- a CDS encoding pyruvate oxidase, whose amino-acid sequence MGKIKASEAVVSLLEKWGIDHIYGIPGDSIDTMVEALRKKESKIKFYTVRHEEVASLAAAAYAKLTGKIGVCLAIGGPGAIHLLNGMYDAKMDHVPMLVLVGHIPSKLTGTDYFQEVNTVDLYKDVAVYNKEVTSAESFPVVVNQAIRTAYQERGVAVLSIPDDVPLGEISDQAAQLSTVFEKKIPGLVQDDLSDAVSLINKAKNPVILAGVGAKSAKKQLKAFAERISAPVCVTLPGKGALPDDHPNFLGNIGKIGTKPSYEAMKSADLLIMVGTDYPYAAYLPEGAKCVQIDIDPVKIGKRYSVTTGVVGDAAEALAYLNEHTTPVKDRPFLKSCQDKMAKWLSWMEEDKSVNKTPIAPQAVMKAVQSIAEDNAIFSVDVGTATVWSTRYLHVTNQDFIVSAWLGTMGCGLPGAIAAKQAFPDRQAIAICGDGAFAMVMQDFVTAVEYNWPIIVVVLNNKQLAFIKYEQQSAGQLNYGINLHDIDYAKFAEACGGKGFRVEKYEDLQGAFEKAKDSDVPVILDVAVDENAAPLPGKIVMDEAKGYAKFASKSVVENHKFEKMPPMKDVARRFL is encoded by the coding sequence ATGGGAAAAATCAAGGCAAGTGAAGCAGTTGTTTCATTGTTGGAAAAATGGGGAATTGATCACATTTACGGTATCCCCGGCGATTCAATCGACACCATGGTTGAAGCGTTGAGAAAAAAAGAAAGTAAAATTAAATTTTACACGGTTCGCCACGAAGAAGTGGCCTCGCTTGCTGCCGCCGCCTACGCAAAGCTGACCGGTAAGATTGGCGTTTGCCTGGCAATTGGCGGCCCCGGTGCCATCCACCTGCTTAATGGTATGTATGATGCGAAAATGGATCATGTTCCGATGCTTGTACTGGTTGGACATATTCCTTCGAAGCTGACCGGGACAGATTATTTTCAGGAAGTCAATACCGTTGATCTTTATAAAGATGTTGCGGTATATAACAAAGAAGTGACAAGTGCCGAGAGTTTCCCGGTAGTGGTCAATCAGGCGATAAGGACCGCTTATCAGGAACGTGGAGTAGCTGTCCTTTCTATTCCTGATGATGTGCCGCTTGGTGAAATCTCTGATCAGGCTGCTCAACTTTCCACAGTTTTTGAAAAGAAAATTCCCGGACTCGTTCAGGATGATTTAAGCGATGCGGTTTCTCTGATTAATAAGGCAAAAAATCCGGTCATTCTTGCCGGTGTCGGCGCAAAAAGCGCGAAGAAGCAGCTAAAAGCTTTTGCAGAACGAATTTCCGCCCCGGTATGTGTCACGCTGCCTGGTAAGGGCGCACTGCCTGATGACCATCCGAATTTTCTGGGGAATATCGGTAAAATCGGTACGAAACCATCTTATGAAGCCATGAAGAGCGCAGATCTGCTGATTATGGTGGGTACGGATTATCCTTATGCCGCATATCTTCCGGAGGGTGCAAAATGCGTTCAGATTGACATTGATCCGGTGAAGATTGGCAAGAGATATTCTGTCACGACAGGTGTTGTCGGAGATGCCGCTGAAGCGCTCGCATATTTGAACGAACACACCACACCGGTCAAGGACCGTCCGTTCCTTAAATCCTGCCAGGATAAGATGGCAAAATGGCTGAGTTGGATGGAAGAAGACAAATCCGTGAATAAGACGCCAATTGCTCCTCAGGCAGTGATGAAGGCTGTCCAGTCCATCGCTGAAGACAATGCGATTTTTTCCGTTGATGTCGGAACAGCCACGGTCTGGTCAACTCGTTATCTTCATGTGACGAATCAGGACTTCATCGTTTCCGCCTGGCTGGGAACGATGGGATGCGGACTCCCGGGAGCAATCGCCGCAAAACAGGCATTCCCTGATCGTCAGGCTATTGCAATCTGTGGTGATGGCGCCTTCGCTATGGTTATGCAGGATTTTGTCACAGCAGTCGAATATAATTGGCCGATCATTGTGGTCGTCCTGAACAACAAACAGCTTGCCTTTATCAAGTACGAACAGCAATCTGCCGGTCAGCTGAACTACGGCATTAATTTGCATGATATTGACTATGCCAAATTTGCTGAAGCGTGCGGTGGCAAGGGATTCCGGGTTGAAAAGTATGAAGATCTGCAGGGTGCATTTGAAAAAGCGAAAGACTCTGATGTACCGGTTATCCTTGACGTAGCTGTAGACGAAAACGCAGCTCCGCTTCCTGGAAAGATAGTCATGGATGAAGCAAAGGGCTATGCCAAATTCGCATCTAAGTCCGTGGTCGAAAACCATAAATTTGAAAAAATGCCACCTATGAAAGATGTCGCGAGACGTTTCTTATAA
- a CDS encoding AarF/UbiB family protein, whose amino-acid sequence MIGKRIRHMKRYREIVTILVKYGFGYMVRDVGLLHLLSLPKQMVSDFSGNGSNRKPVGRRIRLMFEELGPTFIKLGQLLSLRSDIIPENIANELRKLQDRVTPIDPASIRHVIHDEFGLPPEKIFASFDDNCLAAASIAQVHRATLKSGEEIVVKIRRPNIENIIVNDIDILRDLTALLERHYQWAKDFQISALVEEFSTAIRSEMDYFREGRNTEKLNRYFSDNENIIIPKVFWKYSSSKVLSLEYIHGVRFNELLHLHNDKFNSREIAERLVQSFLDQALVVGTFHGDPHPGNLFFFPGNKIAYIDFGQVGILNDEMKQNFANLIIGLMNGDTNLLYRTIFHMSVMPADLDERQFKEDLEMLRDKYYDLPFKDIHIGKVIQEIFETTKRYHISIPKNYSLLGKALITLEGLITRLDNQFSILEFAEPYGRKLMLNRLNPERVGKLLWNRIFEAAENSTRLPALLKKALTHLNRGQTHVEMELPQLEQLLSKLDRVANRISFSIILLAFSIILTGLMISETFGKHPFLINIPVLDIALAIGSFMFLLILLAIFRSGRF is encoded by the coding sequence ATGATTGGAAAACGCATACGCCACATGAAAAGATATCGAGAGATTGTTACGATTCTGGTTAAGTATGGGTTTGGCTACATGGTCCGGGATGTGGGTCTGCTCCATCTCCTGTCGCTTCCAAAACAGATGGTATCAGATTTTTCAGGGAACGGCAGCAACCGTAAGCCGGTCGGGCGAAGAATTCGACTGATGTTTGAGGAACTCGGGCCAACATTCATCAAGCTCGGCCAACTGCTTAGTCTGCGTTCGGATATTATACCTGAAAATATAGCTAATGAACTGCGAAAATTACAGGATCGGGTGACTCCAATCGATCCTGCTTCGATTAGACATGTGATTCATGATGAATTTGGTTTACCTCCGGAGAAGATTTTTGCCTCTTTTGATGACAACTGTCTGGCTGCTGCTTCAATAGCACAGGTTCATCGGGCGACATTGAAATCCGGTGAAGAAATCGTCGTAAAGATCAGACGGCCAAACATAGAAAACATCATTGTAAATGACATCGATATCCTGCGTGATCTTACTGCTCTTCTGGAAAGGCACTATCAATGGGCAAAAGACTTTCAAATCAGCGCATTGGTGGAAGAATTTTCAACCGCTATCCGCAGTGAGATGGATTATTTCAGAGAAGGTCGAAACACGGAGAAACTGAACCGTTACTTTTCAGATAATGAAAATATCATCATTCCCAAAGTATTTTGGAAGTACTCAAGCAGCAAGGTCCTGTCACTCGAGTACATTCACGGTGTTCGATTCAATGAACTGCTTCATCTTCATAACGATAAGTTTAACAGCAGAGAAATCGCTGAAAGACTGGTTCAGTCATTTCTGGATCAGGCACTGGTCGTTGGTACGTTTCATGGTGATCCGCATCCTGGTAACCTTTTTTTCTTTCCCGGAAATAAAATCGCCTATATTGATTTCGGGCAGGTTGGCATTTTGAATGATGAAATGAAACAGAATTTTGCCAACCTGATTATTGGACTGATGAACGGCGATACAAATCTTCTTTACCGTACCATTTTCCATATGTCGGTCATGCCTGCCGATCTGGATGAGCGGCAGTTTAAGGAAGATCTGGAAATGCTCAGAGATAAATACTATGACCTCCCCTTTAAGGACATTCATATAGGAAAGGTCATACAGGAGATTTTTGAAACAACCAAAAGGTACCATATCTCGATTCCTAAAAACTATTCTCTTCTCGGTAAAGCCCTGATTACTCTGGAAGGGCTCATCACCAGACTGGATAATCAGTTCAGTATTCTGGAATTTGCTGAACCATATGGTCGAAAACTGATGCTTAACCGTCTGAATCCGGAGCGAGTCGGCAAACTGCTCTGGAACAGAATCTTCGAAGCTGCAGAAAACAGTACCCGTCTGCCCGCGCTCCTGAAAAAAGCACTGACTCACCTGAACAGAGGCCAGACACATGTGGAAATGGAACTCCCGCAGCTCGAACAGCTTCTTTCAAAACTTGACCGGGTAGCCAATCGTATCTCGTTCAGTATTATACTCCTCGCATTCAGTATCATCCTGACAGGACTTATGATCAGTGAAACGTTTGGAAAACACCCTTTTCTCATAAATATACCTGTCCTTGACATTGCTCTTGCCATAGGTTCTTTTATGTTCCTGCTCATCCTGCTGGCTATTTTTCGATCGGGGAGATTTTGA